In a genomic window of Saccharothrix sp. HUAS TT1:
- a CDS encoding MaoC family dehydratase N-terminal domain-containing protein — protein MPLDQSFVGRSYPPSPPYEVGREKIREFADAVGETSPVHRDPEAARAAGHPDVIAPPTFAIVLSLGVNDVLIDDPELGLDYSRVVHGDQAFLHHRPITAGDRLRVELHVDGITSRMGNDMLALRAEITTEQGEPVTTAKSTLVVRGEDA, from the coding sequence GTGCCACTCGACCAGTCGTTCGTCGGACGTTCCTACCCGCCGTCGCCGCCCTACGAGGTCGGCCGCGAGAAGATCCGCGAGTTCGCCGACGCGGTCGGCGAGACGAGCCCGGTGCACCGGGACCCCGAAGCCGCGCGCGCGGCCGGGCACCCGGACGTCATCGCGCCGCCCACGTTCGCCATCGTGCTGTCGCTGGGCGTCAACGACGTCCTGATCGACGACCCCGAACTCGGCCTGGACTACAGCCGGGTGGTGCACGGCGACCAGGCGTTCCTGCACCACCGCCCCATCACGGCGGGCGACCGGCTGCGGGTCGAGCTGCACGTGGACGGCATCACGTCCCGGATGGGCAACGACATGCTGGCGCTGCGCGCCGAGATCACCACCGAGCAGGGTGAGCCGGTCACCACCGCGAAGTCGACGCTGGTGGTCCGGGGGGAGGACGCGTGA
- a CDS encoding putative bifunctional diguanylate cyclase/phosphodiesterase — protein sequence MSDHASATAPSAPTRSTNRAFSVFAVLLLVAGALSAFVVGNWLPDTEPDVRLYWTGPLLVIGFLLAEQLAINVDVRSGVAWTISFTEIPLVLGLLVAPFEIVLAAHVVAGVGTLLGRRVIDRAVYNAGLMFMEISVAFAVAELVKRFLGAEGPFWAGAFVGTIAVPLLASVLGLTALRLMGKGMRVAPSLRLVLQTLVVALLNTSAGLAGYEIADKAPWGGLLIGLVFLGITAIYLAYSGLLREQRDLEALSEVSLRVARSGRHATGPRGAPEEDDDCVEDDEWQLIAERIREQLNANRVVLRLRTDPQAPMRTLVAGEPLPPGMRRDDPRVLREDAMLQLPGAQVRYFRIVEAGEEVSEALTRREAQEALVVPLRGATQLLGAIEVHDRLSRWRGFGKADLQLLRTLASHLSTAVDNRRLLARLRHDAYHDPLTGLLNRPGFREAAAEPMREADTAVVVRIDLDVLSAVSDALGQAWGNRMVVAAGRRLRDELGPEVPLARLEGGAFAALLLDRQAECIQELAERLRAALSVPYPVDRLTVEAGAVVGWATTADCEVEQPDPDALLQRADVAVRATTDNEPLRQYAPSMGQIFLRRFQLVTQFRSALENGQVSVHYQPKVALPSRQVIGAEALVRWKHPEFGRVDPDEFVPAVEATGLVDVLTDFVMDKALERVRRWIDRGLRMSIAVNLSVRTLADEEFPDRVAAALKRHEVPPELLTFELTESGVMADPERALPVLRRLHALGVVLAVDDFGTGYSSLAYLRQLPVDEVKIDKSFVLGMGTDLGDMAVVRSIVELGHSLGLTVVAEGVEDDAARDQLVGMGCDVAQGYLISRPLSEDRFEAWLRARTVQVRGARDETVLTLVH from the coding sequence ATGTCCGACCACGCGTCGGCCACGGCGCCCAGCGCGCCGACCCGGTCCACGAACCGCGCGTTCAGCGTGTTCGCGGTCCTGCTCCTCGTCGCGGGGGCGCTGTCCGCGTTCGTCGTCGGCAACTGGCTGCCCGACACCGAGCCCGACGTCCGGCTGTACTGGACCGGGCCGCTGCTGGTGATCGGCTTCCTGCTCGCCGAGCAGCTGGCGATCAACGTCGACGTGCGCAGCGGGGTGGCCTGGACCATCTCGTTCACCGAGATCCCGCTCGTGCTCGGCCTGCTGGTCGCGCCGTTCGAGATCGTGCTCGCCGCGCACGTCGTCGCGGGCGTCGGCACGCTGCTCGGCCGCCGGGTGATCGACCGCGCGGTCTACAACGCGGGCCTGATGTTCATGGAGATCTCGGTGGCGTTCGCGGTCGCCGAGCTGGTCAAGCGGTTCCTCGGCGCGGAGGGCCCGTTCTGGGCCGGCGCGTTCGTCGGCACCATCGCGGTGCCGCTGCTGGCCAGCGTGCTCGGTCTGACCGCGCTGCGGCTCATGGGCAAGGGCATGCGGGTCGCGCCGAGCCTGCGGCTGGTGCTGCAGACCCTCGTGGTGGCCCTGCTGAACACCTCCGCGGGCCTGGCCGGCTACGAGATCGCCGACAAGGCGCCGTGGGGCGGCCTGCTGATCGGCCTGGTCTTCCTCGGCATCACCGCGATCTACCTGGCCTACTCCGGCCTGCTGCGCGAGCAGCGCGACCTGGAGGCGCTGAGCGAGGTCTCGCTGCGGGTGGCCCGCTCCGGCCGGCACGCCACCGGACCGCGCGGCGCCCCGGAGGAGGACGACGACTGCGTCGAGGACGACGAGTGGCAGCTCATCGCCGAGCGCATCCGCGAGCAGCTGAACGCCAACCGCGTGGTGCTGCGGCTGCGCACCGACCCGCAGGCGCCGATGCGCACGCTGGTCGCGGGCGAGCCGCTGCCGCCCGGCATGCGCCGCGACGACCCGCGCGTGCTGCGCGAGGACGCCATGCTCCAGCTGCCCGGCGCCCAGGTGCGGTACTTCCGCATCGTGGAGGCGGGCGAAGAGGTCTCCGAGGCGCTGACCCGCCGCGAGGCGCAGGAAGCGCTGGTCGTGCCGCTGCGCGGCGCCACCCAGCTGCTCGGCGCGATCGAGGTGCACGACCGGCTCAGCCGGTGGCGCGGTTTCGGCAAGGCCGACCTCCAGCTCCTGCGCACGCTGGCGAGCCACCTGTCCACCGCGGTGGACAACCGGCGGCTGCTCGCCCGGCTGCGCCACGACGCCTACCACGACCCGCTGACCGGCCTGCTCAACCGGCCGGGCTTCCGCGAGGCCGCCGCCGAGCCGATGCGCGAGGCCGACACGGCCGTCGTGGTCCGCATCGACCTCGACGTGCTGTCCGCCGTCTCCGACGCGCTCGGCCAGGCGTGGGGCAACCGGATGGTCGTCGCCGCCGGCCGCAGGCTGCGCGACGAGCTCGGCCCCGAGGTGCCGCTGGCCCGGCTGGAGGGCGGCGCGTTCGCCGCGCTGCTGCTGGACCGGCAGGCCGAGTGCATCCAGGAGCTGGCCGAGCGGCTGCGCGCCGCGCTGTCCGTGCCGTACCCGGTCGACCGGCTCACCGTCGAGGCGGGCGCGGTCGTCGGCTGGGCGACCACCGCCGACTGCGAGGTCGAGCAGCCGGACCCGGACGCGCTGCTGCAGCGCGCCGACGTGGCGGTCCGGGCGACCACCGACAACGAGCCGCTGCGCCAGTACGCGCCGAGCATGGGCCAGATCTTCCTGCGCCGCTTCCAGCTGGTCACCCAGTTCCGGTCGGCGCTGGAGAACGGCCAGGTCTCGGTGCACTACCAGCCCAAGGTGGCGCTGCCGAGCCGCCAGGTGATCGGCGCGGAGGCGCTGGTGCGCTGGAAGCACCCCGAGTTCGGCCGGGTGGACCCGGACGAGTTCGTGCCCGCCGTCGAGGCGACCGGCTTGGTCGACGTGCTCACCGACTTCGTCATGGACAAGGCGCTGGAGCGGGTGCGCCGCTGGATCGACCGCGGGCTGCGGATGTCCATCGCGGTGAACCTGTCCGTGCGCACGCTGGCCGACGAGGAGTTCCCGGACCGGGTGGCGGCGGCGTTGAAGCGGCACGAGGTGCCGCCGGAGCTGCTGACGTTCGAGCTGACCGAGTCGGGCGTGATGGCCGACCCGGAACGCGCGCTGCCGGTGCTGCGGCGGCTGCACGCGCTGGGCGTCGTGCTGGCCGTGGACGACTTCGGCACCGGCTACTCGTCGCTGGCCTACCTGCGGCAGCTGCCGGTGGACGAGGTGAAGATCGACAAGAGCTTCGTCCTGGGCATGGGCACCGACCTCGGCGACATGGCCGTGGTCCGCTCGATCGTCGAGCTGGGCCACTCGCTGGGGCTCACCGTGGTCGCCGAGGGCGTCGAGGACGACGCCGCGCGCGACCAGCTCGTCGGCATGGGCTGCGACGTGGCGCAGGGCTACCTGATCTCCCGGCCGCTGTCGGAGGACCGCTTCGAGGCGTGGCTGCGGGCGCGGACCGTGCAGGTCAGGGGTGCCCGGGATGAGACGGTGCTCACCTTGGTCCACTGA
- a CDS encoding MaoC/PaaZ C-terminal domain-containing protein, whose product MIRASEVSVGDQLPPLSVRITRADLVRYAGASGDFNPIHWNDRFAREVGLPGVIAHGMLTMGLAGRIVSQWTGDPGAVVEYGVRFGRPVPVPDDDEGALVEVTGKVAKVLEDGTFKVTVTASYEGRSVLGGASARVRLRP is encoded by the coding sequence GTGATCCGCGCATCGGAGGTCTCCGTCGGCGACCAGCTGCCGCCGCTGTCGGTCCGCATCACCCGCGCCGACCTGGTCCGCTACGCGGGCGCGTCCGGCGACTTCAACCCGATCCACTGGAACGACCGGTTCGCCCGCGAGGTCGGCCTGCCCGGCGTGATCGCGCACGGGATGCTGACCATGGGCCTGGCCGGCCGGATCGTCAGCCAGTGGACCGGCGACCCCGGCGCCGTCGTGGAGTACGGCGTGCGGTTCGGCAGGCCCGTGCCGGTGCCCGACGACGACGAGGGCGCCCTGGTGGAGGTCACCGGCAAGGTGGCGAAGGTCCTGGAGGACGGGACGTTCAAGGTCACCGTGACGGCCTCGTACGAGGGCAGGTCCGTGCTCGGCGGCGCGTCGGCCCGCGTCCGGCTGCGCCCGTAG
- a CDS encoding PhzF family phenazine biosynthesis protein: protein MEIYVVDAFTDRAFAGNPAGVVLLDGPVEDAWMQSVAAEMKHAETAFVRVDGGDGGGKGDGGGNGDGVLPLRWFTPVAEVDLCGHATLATAHVLGGSRSFGTRSGVLTCTAEDGWVEMDFPADPAEPVEVTGALRAALPGVTVLASARAVSDVLVEVASAAEVRALRPNLAALAEVPGRGVIVTAPGDRADLDVVSRCFYPSYGVPEDPVTGSAHCTLASWWAPRLGRANLLAEQASARGGLVRTTLDQDRVRLAGQAVTVIRGRLFV, encoded by the coding sequence GTGGAGATCTACGTCGTAGACGCGTTCACCGACCGCGCGTTCGCGGGCAACCCGGCCGGGGTCGTGCTGCTGGACGGGCCGGTGGAGGACGCCTGGATGCAGTCCGTGGCCGCCGAGATGAAGCACGCCGAGACCGCCTTCGTGCGGGTCGACGGCGGTGATGGCGGTGGCAAGGGTGACGGCGGTGGCAACGGTGACGGCGTGCTGCCGCTGCGCTGGTTCACGCCGGTGGCCGAGGTCGACCTGTGCGGCCACGCCACCCTGGCCACCGCGCACGTGCTGGGCGGCAGCCGGAGCTTCGGCACCCGCAGCGGCGTGCTCACCTGCACGGCCGAGGACGGCTGGGTGGAGATGGACTTCCCGGCCGACCCGGCGGAACCGGTCGAGGTGACCGGGGCGCTGCGCGCCGCCCTGCCGGGCGTGACGGTGCTGGCGTCCGCGCGGGCCGTGTCCGACGTCTTGGTGGAGGTCGCGTCCGCCGCCGAGGTCCGCGCGCTGCGCCCCAACCTCGCCGCGCTCGCCGAGGTGCCCGGCCGGGGTGTGATCGTCACCGCACCCGGTGATCGTGCGGACCTCGACGTGGTGAGCCGGTGCTTCTACCCCTCCTACGGAGTCCCGGAGGATCCCGTAACCGGTTCCGCGCACTGCACGCTCGCCTCCTGGTGGGCGCCCCGGCTCGGTCGGGCGAACCTGCTGGCCGAGCAGGCGTCAGCCCGCGGCGGGCTGGTCCGGACCACTCTGGACCAAGATCGGGTGCGGCTCGCCGGTCAGGCCGTCACGGTGATCCGGGGCCGACTGTTCGTGTGA
- the rpmG gene encoding 50S ribosomal protein L33, translating to MAATDVRPKITLACEECKHRNYITRKNRRNDPDRLEIKKFCPNCKTHRAHKETR from the coding sequence GTGGCTGCAACCGACGTACGCCCCAAGATCACCCTCGCGTGCGAGGAGTGCAAGCACCGGAACTACATCACCAGGAAGAACCGGCGCAACGACCCGGACCGCCTGGAGATCAAGAAGTTCTGCCCGAACTGCAAGACGCACCGCGCGCACAAGGAAACCCGCTGA